Proteins encoded by one window of Candidatus Mesenet endosymbiont of Phosphuga atrata:
- the ligA gene encoding NAD-dependent DNA ligase LigA, producing MIFEKIKEEFLDLKAKVKHYDALYYTNDKPAVTDAEYDDLRARLIEIEEQFPQLKLTGSVQESVGSEPDSRFKKIQHKKPMLSLDNALSLQDIEKFFAKVKRFLNIDEIELLCELKIDGLSFAITYENGALAYAATRGDGYFGEDITANIATLKELPKVLNTNDTLEIRGEIYIDRDDFIDLNKDNEFANPRNAAAGSIRQLDPKITASRSLKYSAYSITNCKEEAQYEMLRKLKELGFCVSNNIAVVKTIDEIADFYNKIYSSRHSINYDIDGLVYKVNNLKLQERLGSTSRAPRWAIAHKFPAMVAKTRLNKISIQIGRTGVLTPVAELVPVNIGGVLVSRASLHNKNEIERKDIREGDIVTVQRAGDVIPQVVEVDKSLRSSEVQKFVFPSSCPECGSSICKTEGEVALRCMGEFYCKAQLIEKLRHFVSKDAFDIVGLGKKQIEFFYSNGLITKISDVFFLEEKIKDLNFPLETSSGCGKKSINNLFNAIRSREKIDLYRLIFALGIKFVGQKAAKLLANYYNSYTNWYSAMRELAIDDLMSIDGIGEKTVSSIKSFFSEKHNIEVLDRLTSRLKILDSDCGNLDNKSELNGKTIVFTGSLLHMTRSEAKAKAESLGAKVSSSLSTKTDYLVIGKKPGSKYKKAVELSVTILDEDKWLLLSSK from the coding sequence ATGATTTTTGAAAAGATAAAAGAGGAATTTTTAGATCTAAAGGCAAAGGTAAAACATTATGATGCTCTTTATTATACAAATGATAAGCCAGCAGTTACTGATGCTGAATATGATGATTTGCGTGCAAGGTTAATAGAGATAGAAGAGCAATTTCCTCAATTGAAATTAACAGGTAGCGTGCAAGAAAGCGTAGGTTCAGAACCTGACAGTAGGTTTAAAAAAATCCAGCATAAAAAACCTATGCTTTCTTTAGACAATGCTTTAAGTTTGCAAGACATAGAGAAATTTTTTGCAAAAGTAAAACGCTTTTTAAATATAGATGAAATAGAGCTACTGTGTGAGCTAAAAATAGATGGGCTATCGTTTGCTATAACTTATGAAAACGGAGCTTTAGCTTATGCTGCAACACGTGGTGATGGTTATTTTGGTGAGGATATTACAGCAAATATTGCAACTCTAAAAGAATTACCAAAAGTTTTAAATACAAATGATACTTTGGAAATTAGAGGAGAAATATATATAGATCGGGATGATTTTATAGATTTAAATAAAGATAATGAGTTTGCAAATCCCAGAAATGCAGCAGCAGGGTCTATAAGACAGCTTGATCCTAAAATTACAGCAAGCAGATCTCTTAAATATTCCGCTTATTCTATAACCAATTGTAAAGAAGAAGCGCAATATGAAATGTTGAGAAAATTAAAAGAGCTTGGATTTTGCGTGAGTAATAATATAGCAGTAGTTAAAACTATAGATGAAATTGCTGATTTTTATAACAAAATTTACAGCAGCCGTCATAGCATTAATTATGACATTGATGGGCTTGTCTATAAGGTAAATAATCTAAAATTGCAAGAGCGCCTTGGCAGTACAAGTCGTGCACCGCGTTGGGCCATAGCACATAAATTTCCTGCTATGGTAGCCAAAACAAGGTTGAATAAAATATCAATTCAAATAGGTAGGACAGGTGTTTTAACACCAGTTGCGGAATTGGTTCCTGTAAATATTGGCGGGGTTTTAGTGAGCAGAGCGAGCTTGCATAACAAAAATGAAATTGAGCGCAAAGATATAAGAGAAGGTGATATTGTTACAGTGCAAAGAGCAGGTGACGTGATCCCACAAGTTGTAGAAGTAGATAAAAGCTTACGCTCCTCTGAGGTACAAAAATTTGTTTTCCCTAGCTCTTGCCCAGAATGCGGCAGTAGTATCTGTAAAACCGAAGGTGAAGTTGCATTAAGGTGTATGGGAGAGTTTTATTGCAAAGCCCAATTAATAGAAAAGCTTAGGCACTTTGTTTCTAAGGATGCTTTTGATATTGTTGGCCTTGGTAAAAAACAAATAGAATTTTTTTATAGTAATGGCTTAATTACAAAAATTTCTGACGTCTTTTTCTTGGAAGAGAAGATTAAAGATCTTAATTTTCCTCTAGAAACCAGCAGCGGTTGCGGAAAAAAGTCAATAAATAATTTATTTAACGCAATAAGAAGTAGGGAAAAAATAGATTTATATAGACTAATATTTGCACTTGGCATTAAGTTTGTTGGGCAAAAAGCAGCTAAATTGTTGGCTAACTATTACAATTCATATACTAATTGGTATAGTGCTATGAGAGAATTGGCTATAGATGATCTGATGAGTATTGATGGTATAGGAGAAAAAACAGTTAGTTCAATTAAGTCTTTCTTTTCTGAAAAACATAACATTGAGGTATTAGATAGGCTTACATCCCGCTTGAAAATTTTAGATTCTGATTGTGGCAACTTAGATAACAAATCTGAGCTAAATGGCAAAACAATAGTATTTACTGGTTCACTGCTGCATATGACAAGAAGTGAAGCCAAAGCAAAAGCTGAATCGCTTGGGGCCAAAGTGAGCTCAAGTTTATCAACAAAAACTGACTACTTAGTTATTGGTAAAAAACCAGGATCGAAGTATAAAAAAGCTGTAGAACTTAGTGTAACTATTTTAGATGAAGATAAGTGGCTACTTTTGAGTTCTAAGTAA